In Mastigocladopsis repens PCC 10914, a single window of DNA contains:
- a CDS encoding caspase family protein: MSPIGVGSSDSTTILKTGEAKLWILLVGVNEYQDESLPSLRYPALDCQGLGEALSKATQRFPNKEVIVHHDFATKPPTLEMIRGSLQKIVSQSQSQDSILLYFSGHGMLEPNTQQAVLCLADTRKDDLLCSGLGMQELLQILGATRANQQLVCLDTCHSGDMRLVENSGRARDATIPETLPNPTTQMMDVLRQRASQSKGFCALLSCDQGQKSWEFPELGHGVFTYYLMRGLLGEAADSHGLIEADGLYKYVYRQTLQYINKLNQQLRLINQQKLNRGDSKLHPEYPLQTPKRIVEGVGELIVGFKPAKAETHKSRRAVVIDGLSNKKTTNDLSRLFAGAGGFEVEFFPQKGKNWSEVRGIIQELTRWDHESEIKSPSQLGAVRDTPTSLLYLRGQIEEIEDGEAWLILGDGMRLSRSCLRQELRRAQKTQQIIILDLIISDSSEATSLENWIEDLQSGAEQGQCLIVAATPAEKSELFSETLLETLVAANPQAGLPVAKWMTQLQQLLQAKGIKLHTWVSGTQAVIDILPGNIGTVFQDLEELEEPQIQENKQEDKEILLSQEINNVFPSLSAPLSLHQSQKKESSLSGDVPVSAIKQPQLNFFLDSEQYTSLEQLLKQSIGPIAPTILRKAVLQAANCQELVESIAAYLSPLRQEEFHKRASTILETLNVSSPQSAKSSTQENQIIDAKFISKCERELAYSVGPIANLIIKKVLQSHPQISLAEFVRKLAKEIPETKLAIEFERRLLG, from the coding sequence ATGTCCCCGATAGGCGTTGGTTCTAGTGACTCGACTACTATATTAAAAACAGGAGAAGCCAAGCTTTGGATTTTATTGGTAGGTGTTAACGAATACCAAGATGAAAGCTTGCCTTCTTTGCGCTACCCAGCCTTAGATTGTCAAGGCTTAGGAGAAGCACTTAGCAAAGCTACCCAAAGATTTCCTAATAAGGAAGTTATTGTTCACCACGATTTTGCGACAAAACCTCCTACTTTGGAAATGATTCGTGGGAGCTTGCAAAAAATTGTTTCGCAATCTCAATCTCAGGACTCGATCCTGTTATACTTTTCAGGGCATGGAATGTTAGAGCCGAATACTCAGCAGGCTGTTCTATGTTTGGCAGATACCCGCAAAGATGACTTGCTCTGTTCAGGGTTGGGTATGCAAGAACTGTTACAAATCTTAGGGGCTACTCGCGCCAACCAACAGTTAGTTTGTTTAGACACCTGTCATAGCGGTGACATGAGATTAGTAGAGAACAGTGGGAGAGCTAGAGATGCAACTATCCCTGAGACTTTACCCAATCCCACAACACAAATGATGGATGTGTTGAGACAACGTGCTTCTCAAAGTAAGGGATTTTGCGCCTTACTATCTTGCGATCAAGGACAAAAATCTTGGGAGTTTCCAGAATTAGGACATGGAGTATTCACCTACTATTTAATGCGGGGACTGTTGGGTGAAGCAGCTGATTCACATGGACTCATTGAAGCAGACGGGCTTTACAAATATGTTTACCGCCAAACTCTGCAATATATTAATAAATTAAATCAGCAACTGCGTCTAATTAATCAGCAAAAGCTCAACCGTGGAGATAGTAAACTTCATCCAGAATATCCCTTACAGACACCTAAACGAATTGTAGAAGGAGTAGGAGAATTAATTGTTGGATTCAAGCCAGCAAAAGCTGAAACTCACAAGTCGCGACGTGCAGTTGTAATTGATGGACTCTCAAACAAGAAAACGACTAATGATTTGAGTCGATTGTTTGCTGGGGCTGGCGGTTTTGAGGTAGAATTTTTTCCTCAAAAAGGCAAAAATTGGTCAGAGGTACGGGGAATAATCCAAGAACTTACTCGTTGGGATCATGAATCAGAAATAAAATCTCCCTCACAATTGGGGGCGGTAAGAGATACACCAACATCCTTATTGTACTTACGCGGGCAGATCGAAGAAATTGAAGATGGAGAAGCCTGGTTAATTTTAGGTGATGGAATGCGCTTGAGCCGTTCTTGCTTAAGACAAGAGTTACGCCGCGCTCAAAAAACTCAACAAATAATTATCTTAGATTTAATTATCTCAGATTCTTCGGAAGCGACTTCCCTAGAGAATTGGATAGAAGATTTGCAAAGTGGCGCAGAGCAGGGACAATGTTTAATAGTCGCTGCAACGCCTGCCGAAAAGTCAGAATTATTTTCCGAAACGCTTCTAGAAACCCTTGTAGCAGCAAATCCGCAAGCCGGATTACCTGTTGCTAAATGGATGACTCAATTACAACAGCTTTTGCAAGCCAAAGGTATCAAACTCCATACCTGGGTATCTGGTACACAAGCAGTCATTGATATTTTACCTGGTAATATTGGCACAGTTTTCCAAGATTTAGAGGAACTAGAGGAACCTCAGATTCAGGAAAACAAACAGGAAGACAAGGAAATTTTACTTTCCCAAGAAATTAACAATGTATTTCCATCTCTTTCTGCTCCCTTGTCTTTACACCAGTCACAAAAGAAGGAATCTTCTTTATCTGGTGATGTTCCTGTTTCAGCAATCAAACAACCTCAACTCAATTTCTTCTTAGACTCAGAACAATATACCAGCCTGGAACAGTTGCTAAAGCAATCGATAGGACCGATCGCGCCTACAATATTACGAAAAGCTGTTCTACAGGCAGCAAATTGCCAAGAATTAGTGGAAAGTATAGCGGCTTACTTATCGCCACTCCGACAAGAAGAATTTCACAAACGGGCGAGCACTATATTAGAAACATTGAATGTTTCATCTCCCCAATCAGCTAAATCGTCAACACAG
- a CDS encoding iron uptake porin has protein sequence MNSSFATNIPQKFLTKTIVKGASLLTLSLLAIYPANAETSVSLPGVAASGNNLHAQGSTPSKSQVTNVNQLSDVQPTDWVFQALQSLVERYGCIAGYPNGTFRGSRAMTRYEFAAGLNACLNRINELIAQATTDLVSKEDLATLQRLEQEFTPELATLRGRVDALEAHTAQLQANQFSTTTKLTGQAIISVNAGGFSGDRIVDATGQNVLANSDPNPTVLYRVSLDFDTSFRGDDLLKIRLDAGSGVDLNNRSDGTIDNAAGLLEPFFGSPIDYSSEPPTNNDITIGRVFYSFKPTSDLTVSIGPDIRATDYADYNSYANLSFLDFSTQAFVNNLLIFPVDGPATGAAIHWKPGNGAFSVRALYAAADANNPGDNGLLIGSASFTGLLYPDLRNSNIVSNRGLFGDTYQGTVEVEYAPSRSFTLRLQYSGGEVIDNRFDALGVNVELALGQKFGIFGRYGYGSYNDTAFGDINPNYWMAGIGMRDLFTQGALAGIAVGQPFIASEIGNSTQTNFEVFYNYPFTRNIQVTPTIQVINNAGNQESNGTIVTGTLRTVFSF, from the coding sequence ATGAATTCCTCTTTTGCTACCAATATTCCCCAGAAGTTTTTAACAAAAACTATTGTAAAAGGAGCAAGTCTGCTCACTTTGTCATTGTTAGCTATATATCCAGCAAATGCAGAAACGTCTGTTTCTCTTCCTGGTGTCGCAGCTTCTGGAAACAATCTTCACGCACAAGGGAGCACACCTTCCAAAAGCCAGGTCACTAATGTCAATCAGCTTAGTGATGTCCAACCGACTGATTGGGTATTTCAGGCATTGCAGTCACTGGTAGAACGGTATGGTTGTATTGCAGGGTATCCTAACGGAACCTTTCGCGGGAGTCGGGCGATGACCCGTTATGAGTTTGCAGCTGGGTTAAATGCTTGCTTAAACCGTATCAATGAATTGATTGCACAAGCCACAACAGATTTGGTGAGCAAAGAAGACTTAGCAACTTTGCAGAGGCTTGAGCAAGAGTTCACGCCTGAACTGGCAACTTTACGAGGTAGGGTAGATGCTCTAGAAGCACATACAGCTCAACTGCAAGCCAATCAGTTCTCCACAACGACCAAGCTCACTGGTCAGGCTATTATTTCCGTGAATGCTGGTGGGTTTAGTGGCGATCGCATTGTTGACGCCACTGGACAAAACGTACTTGCTAACTCAGACCCCAATCCGACAGTGTTATATAGAGTAAGTCTAGATTTCGACACTAGCTTCAGAGGAGATGATCTGCTAAAAATACGCCTTGACGCTGGAAGCGGTGTTGATTTAAACAATCGAAGTGATGGCACGATTGATAATGCTGCTGGTTTGTTGGAGCCTTTTTTTGGTAGTCCCATAGACTATTCAAGCGAGCCACCTACAAACAATGATATTACTATAGGCAGAGTGTTTTACAGTTTCAAACCTACTTCCGACTTAACGGTCTCTATCGGTCCAGACATTCGGGCAACTGATTACGCTGATTACAACAGTTATGCTAATCTGAGTTTTTTGGATTTTAGTACTCAGGCATTTGTAAATAATCTTCTTATCTTCCCGGTTGACGGTCCTGCTACTGGGGCTGCAATTCACTGGAAACCAGGTAATGGAGCATTCTCTGTACGAGCATTGTACGCTGCGGCAGACGCTAACAACCCTGGGGACAACGGACTGCTCATTGGTTCTGCATCGTTCACAGGGTTACTCTACCCGGATTTAAGAAATTCCAACATAGTTAGCAACCGAGGCTTATTCGGAGATACCTATCAAGGTACAGTGGAAGTAGAATATGCTCCCTCTCGATCATTCACGTTGCGCTTGCAATACAGTGGCGGTGAAGTCATAGACAATCGCTTTGATGCGCTTGGGGTAAATGTTGAACTAGCCCTTGGACAAAAGTTTGGTATTTTTGGTCGCTACGGTTACGGTAGCTACAATGACACCGCCTTTGGCGACATTAACCCCAATTACTGGATGGCGGGGATTGGGATGCGAGACTTGTTTACACAGGGTGCTTTAGCAGGAATTGCCGTTGGTCAGCCATTTATTGCAAGTGAAATCGGCAATTCAACTCAGACTAACTTCGAGGTATTTTATAACTATCCATTCACTCGAAATATCCAAGTCACACCAACAATTCAAGTGATTAACAATGCTGGAAATCAAGAAAGCAACGGCACAATTGTGACAGGTACACTCCGTACGGTATTTTCCTTTTAG
- a CDS encoding MFS transporter, with protein sequence MKSLPSKINIKNENRIQIDANLLIIVSISLIAISGVVAINPILPNIANSLNIAPQKIGLIMTTFLMPTTFGTLIFGALADRIGRKKILIPSLLLFGIGGILCAFANNFRSLLEWRFLTGVGAASLESLELTLISDLYSGKMLTSAMGFNAAMIGIAATIYPLVGGVLGGLSWRYPFLLSILAFPVALLISKKLKLASKQKNTLNLNLTSYLKDTYDNIKNPQVFGLLFAVFSLFVIELGTFYTYIPIFAGNYLGASGAEIGIIICCESLVFSFAASQLGFLANRLSEKSLILLGFILCGLSLLIMPTIHTIWGLIIPCIIFGVSKALAFPPLQAMLAGIAPEGFRASFMALNVTVQSLGRALGPLLTGIAYSAWGMQGVFYASAALTIITVIVFGSLLTSKKLRALNN encoded by the coding sequence GTGAAATCATTGCCTAGCAAAATCAACATTAAAAACGAAAACCGCATACAGATTGATGCCAATCTTCTCATCATCGTTTCTATATCGTTAATAGCAATTAGTGGTGTAGTCGCTATTAATCCTATTTTACCAAACATCGCAAATTCGCTCAATATTGCACCACAAAAAATCGGACTGATAATGACAACTTTTCTGATGCCAACTACGTTTGGAACTCTAATTTTTGGAGCATTAGCCGACCGTATTGGCAGAAAGAAAATCCTCATTCCTTCTCTGCTACTGTTTGGGATTGGCGGAATATTATGCGCCTTCGCCAATAATTTTCGCAGTTTACTGGAGTGGCGGTTTTTGACAGGTGTCGGTGCTGCTAGTTTAGAGTCTTTAGAACTCACTCTTATCAGCGATTTATATAGTGGTAAAATGCTCACCAGTGCAATGGGGTTCAACGCCGCAATGATTGGCATTGCTGCTACAATTTATCCTCTGGTTGGTGGAGTATTAGGGGGGTTGAGTTGGCGATATCCGTTTTTACTATCGATATTAGCCTTTCCAGTTGCATTGTTGATTTCAAAGAAGCTGAAGCTAGCGAGCAAGCAAAAGAACACCTTGAATTTGAATCTTACTAGCTATCTCAAAGATACCTATGACAATATTAAGAATCCCCAAGTGTTTGGATTACTGTTTGCAGTCTTTTCCCTCTTCGTAATTGAGTTAGGTACTTTCTATACCTATATCCCTATCTTTGCAGGAAATTATCTTGGTGCATCTGGAGCAGAAATTGGTATTATTATTTGCTGTGAATCACTAGTTTTTTCTTTTGCTGCTTCCCAGTTGGGGTTTTTGGCAAATCGGCTTTCAGAAAAAAGCTTAATTCTATTGGGCTTTATTCTCTGCGGTTTGTCACTACTGATTATGCCTACAATTCATACCATTTGGGGGCTGATAATTCCCTGTATTATATTTGGTGTATCTAAAGCCTTGGCTTTTCCACCTTTACAAGCAATGTTAGCAGGAATTGCCCCAGAAGGCTTTCGGGCTTCTTTTATGGCGCTAAATGTTACAGTTCAATCACTTGGGAGAGCGCTTGGTCCGTTATTGACAGGTATTGCTTACAGTGCTTGGGGAATGCAAGGAGTCTTTTATGCAAGTGCTGCTCTTACCATCATCACAGTTATAGTGTTTGGTTCGCTGCTGACTTCCAAAAAATTGAGAGCCTTAAACAACTAG
- a CDS encoding serine/threonine-protein kinase — MIAEINPGTLINNRYLVQKILGQGGFGRTYLASDTQRFHEACVLKEFVPATTKEDIIRKSRELFEREAKVLYQIQHPQIPKFLAWLTENQRLFIVQEYIDGKNYAQILSERLSVKGKPFSETEVRAWLVDMLPVLEYIHERNIIHRDISLENIMTHNQSKPVLIDFGVVKEKFTQILSAQSPYQYSIQGSVVGKIGYSPPEQLRLGQCYPSSDIYALAVSAVVLLTAKMPHMLIDGSLNWQWRSYVNISDSLARILEKMLAEVPTERYQSAKEVLVELTSNNITTTTTNITNNNNNNKSFSFGGLISSLFPKKPQINSNITYEQQKQKVLPNKDLEDLLILEELEQKLQESEQNTELHPQTPISVNPEFLEFVGQELTSFVGPFASVLMKHTLEKSPHIPRKEFIETLAESIPDAQRAQEFKSRLQAPVKPHSPKLQIFTNSDKFIGNQPAISNPEFLEQCRRELTSFVGPVASVILEHTLNQQPNLTLNQLIDNLVAEIPNQQRAQEFKERVHKLNIT; from the coding sequence ATGATTGCAGAAATAAATCCAGGAACTTTAATTAATAATCGTTATCTGGTTCAGAAAATTCTTGGACAAGGGGGGTTCGGACGAACTTACCTAGCATCTGATACTCAGCGCTTTCATGAAGCCTGTGTTCTCAAAGAGTTTGTACCTGCAACCACAAAAGAAGATATTATCCGTAAATCTAGGGAGCTATTTGAGCGCGAAGCAAAAGTTTTATACCAAATCCAGCATCCTCAAATTCCCAAATTTCTGGCTTGGTTGACAGAAAACCAGCGGCTGTTTATCGTCCAGGAATATATTGATGGCAAAAATTATGCACAAATTTTATCCGAACGTCTTTCAGTAAAAGGTAAGCCATTTTCCGAAACTGAAGTGAGAGCATGGCTAGTAGATATGTTGCCAGTTTTGGAATATATCCACGAGCGTAACATTATTCACCGGGATATTTCACTGGAAAATATTATGACCCATAATCAATCTAAACCCGTGCTGATTGATTTTGGGGTGGTTAAGGAGAAATTCACTCAGATATTATCAGCCCAATCTCCATACCAGTACTCAATTCAAGGTTCAGTAGTGGGGAAAATTGGCTACTCTCCACCAGAACAGCTGCGTTTAGGACAGTGCTACCCTTCTAGTGATATCTACGCACTTGCTGTTTCTGCAGTTGTCCTTTTGACTGCGAAAATGCCACATATGTTAATAGATGGTTCTCTAAACTGGCAATGGCGATCGTATGTCAATATCAGTGACTCTTTAGCTCGCATACTGGAAAAAATGCTAGCTGAAGTACCAACAGAGCGCTACCAGTCAGCAAAAGAAGTTCTTGTTGAACTTACTAGTAATAATATTACTACTACTACTACTAATATTACTAATAACAATAACAATAATAAATCATTTTCATTTGGTGGTCTAATTTCGAGCCTGTTCCCAAAAAAACCACAAATTAACTCTAACATTACATACGAACAGCAAAAGCAAAAAGTACTTCCAAATAAAGATTTAGAAGATTTGCTAATTTTAGAGGAACTAGAACAAAAGCTTCAAGAAAGTGAACAAAATACGGAACTACACCCACAAACACCTATCTCTGTCAATCCAGAGTTTTTAGAGTTTGTTGGGCAAGAATTGACTAGTTTTGTTGGTCCTTTCGCCAGTGTTTTGATGAAACATACTTTAGAGAAAAGTCCACACATACCACGCAAAGAATTCATTGAAACGCTAGCTGAGTCAATACCTGATGCACAACGGGCACAAGAGTTTAAAAGTCGCCTCCAAGCTCCTGTTAAACCTCACTCCCCAAAGCTTCAAATTTTTACCAACTCAGACAAATTTATTGGAAATCAACCTGCCATTAGCAATCCAGAGTTTTTAGAACAATGTCGGCGAGAACTGACTAGTTTTGTTGGACCTGTTGCTAGCGTAATTCTCGAACATACTTTAAATCAACAGCCAAATCTCACTCTAAACCAACTTATAGACAACTTGGTGGCAGAAATTCCTAACCAGCAAAGGGCACAAGAATTTAAAGAACGCGTCCACAAATTAAATATTACTTAA
- a CDS encoding DUF1822 family protein: protein MTFNPGAVTLTNPTDLWLEISEAEQTKTWEQSQAFSSDNRRWTAYLNRLCLNTFLPWLREEYAVDATAFPSLKAHPSIWEVVNGTGISFGTSRMVLIPTEAVDLSELRVPQEWVDIPSWSADYYLAVQVNLEEGCIRVWGYTTHAQLKSMGTYDASDRAYSLDAEDLISNLNILSMTHQICPEEVTRLETAPIPALSSDQAQSLLQRLGNSRLILPRIAVPFQIWGALLEHAGWRQRLYEQRQGQQQQWSIRQWMQSGVSDFAQKFGWGSVDLQSSFAGARGSEVESTLPHLVRKLTISGQQYELRVQPKGNIEDNIWRFELRSQTGNLIESGFKLRLLTEDLQPFAGNQAQAKTPVNRLYIEVALNEPGEGLVWQIEPSPEEYECEVLYF, encoded by the coding sequence ATGACATTTAACCCAGGCGCAGTGACACTAACAAATCCTACAGATTTGTGGCTAGAAATTTCTGAAGCCGAACAAACAAAGACTTGGGAGCAAAGCCAAGCTTTTTCATCGGACAATCGTCGTTGGACTGCTTACCTCAACCGCTTGTGTTTGAATACTTTTTTACCTTGGCTACGCGAAGAATACGCTGTAGATGCGACTGCTTTTCCTTCTCTAAAAGCTCATCCAAGTATTTGGGAAGTCGTGAATGGTACTGGTATTTCCTTTGGAACGTCACGAATGGTATTAATCCCCACAGAGGCGGTTGATTTAAGCGAACTACGCGTTCCTCAAGAATGGGTGGATATTCCTAGCTGGAGTGCTGATTATTATTTAGCAGTGCAAGTTAATTTAGAAGAGGGCTGCATTCGGGTTTGGGGGTATACAACCCACGCGCAACTCAAGAGTATGGGAACATATGATGCAAGCGATCGCGCTTATTCTTTAGATGCAGAGGATTTAATTTCTAATTTGAATATCCTGTCGATGACACATCAAATATGTCCAGAAGAAGTGACTCGCCTTGAAACTGCCCCAATACCAGCTTTATCTTCCGACCAAGCACAAAGCTTGCTCCAGCGCTTAGGCAATTCCAGACTTATATTACCACGCATAGCAGTACCATTTCAAATCTGGGGAGCGCTCTTAGAACATGCAGGCTGGAGACAACGTTTGTACGAACAACGTCAAGGACAGCAACAACAATGGTCAATTCGTCAATGGATGCAAAGTGGTGTATCAGATTTTGCACAAAAATTTGGTTGGGGAAGTGTAGATTTACAGTCTAGTTTTGCTGGAGCGCGAGGTTCGGAGGTAGAATCAACCTTGCCACACTTAGTACGAAAATTAACAATTTCTGGACAACAATACGAACTGCGGGTGCAACCTAAAGGCAATATTGAAGATAACATATGGCGCTTTGAACTACGGAGTCAAACAGGCAATTTGATCGAGAGTGGATTTAAATTGAGACTTCTGACTGAAGATTTACAGCCATTTGCAGGTAATCAAGCGCAAGCCAAAACTCCTGTAAACAGGCTTTACATTGAAGTCGCTTTGAATGAGCCTGGAGAAGGGTTGGTGTGGCAGATAGAACCGAGTCCAGAAGAGTATGAATGCGAAGTCTTGTATTTTTGA
- a CDS encoding sigma-70 family RNA polymerase sigma factor, which produces MRSRQGIIELFTTFLQFDADRVIGWATDAKLRRNILNHNARLSEPENSENFWVCYWYKLWQIQAENLARGHLSAYLQEVCYWTANKTVANFSSGQYTLADCFQMVVTSTDKVLKKFKPEMGFNLKNYASAIFSSEIKEMLRQQNEVDICTNWRLLRRLTQKRLMESLQNVGLNADTIERYVLAWKCYQSLYAPKVPTGTRKLARPDDAVWHAIAQLYNFQRNTQLSQPGAECSPETIEKWLVSCAKACRTYLHPNMTSLNAPRGDDNSGEFQDILPQLKQESLLTEIIAQEEVLERHSKQSQISTVLIAALNELEVEAQEIIKLYYSKGFTQQQIAKQLGVKQYTVSRRLTKSKDVLLLKLATWTKESLHISLNSQVLNYINTILEEWLQAYYSRPSFKLEQQL; this is translated from the coding sequence ATGCGTTCCCGCCAAGGTATTATCGAGCTATTTACGACTTTCTTACAATTCGACGCAGATAGGGTAATTGGTTGGGCTACTGATGCTAAACTGCGTCGAAATATACTCAATCATAACGCGCGTTTATCAGAACCAGAAAATTCTGAGAATTTTTGGGTTTGCTATTGGTATAAACTATGGCAAATTCAAGCAGAAAATCTGGCACGAGGGCATTTGTCAGCTTATTTACAAGAAGTGTGCTATTGGACGGCTAACAAAACAGTTGCTAATTTTTCTTCTGGACAATACACTTTAGCTGACTGCTTTCAAATGGTAGTAACTAGCACAGATAAGGTTTTGAAAAAGTTTAAACCCGAGATGGGTTTTAACCTTAAGAATTACGCCAGTGCGATTTTTAGCAGCGAAATTAAGGAAATGCTGCGCCAGCAGAACGAAGTTGATATTTGCACCAATTGGCGATTGTTGCGAAGGTTGACTCAAAAGCGGTTAATGGAGTCTTTACAAAATGTTGGACTGAATGCGGACACGATAGAACGTTATGTATTAGCTTGGAAATGCTACCAGTCTCTATATGCTCCTAAGGTTCCTACTGGTACTCGCAAACTGGCAAGACCAGATGATGCTGTATGGCACGCGATCGCTCAGCTTTACAATTTTCAACGCAACACTCAATTGTCACAACCAGGGGCAGAGTGCAGTCCAGAAACAATAGAAAAATGGCTGGTAAGTTGTGCGAAAGCTTGCCGCACTTATTTGCACCCTAATATGACTTCCTTAAATGCGCCAAGAGGAGATGATAATTCTGGGGAGTTTCAAGATATTCTACCGCAACTTAAGCAAGAATCGTTACTAACAGAAATTATTGCTCAAGAAGAAGTGCTTGAGAGACACTCAAAGCAATCTCAAATCAGTACTGTGTTAATTGCAGCTTTGAACGAACTGGAGGTTGAGGCGCAAGAGATAATAAAACTTTATTATAGTAAGGGTTTCACTCAACAACAGATTGCAAAACAATTAGGAGTGAAGCAGTACACTGTTTCTCGTCGGCTCACCAAGTCTAAAGACGTGTTATTGCTTAAGCTAGCTACCTGGACTAAAGAATCGTTGCATATTTCACTAAATTCCCAGGTACTTAACTATATAAACACTATTTTAGAGGAATGGTTACAAGCTTACTATAGCCGTCCCTCTTTTAAATTGGAGCAACAATTATGA
- a CDS encoding fasciclin domain-containing protein has translation MPDLVETAVNAGKFNTLIKAVEAAELVEILKTPGSYTVFAPTDEAFAKLPPGTLDSLLQDIPKLKKILMYHVANGDVRSDDLIQIDHAETLEGSIVAIDSANGKVKVNDANVLTTDILTDNGVIHVIDAVLMPAMVAGK, from the coding sequence ATGCCTGACCTTGTTGAAACTGCTGTCAATGCCGGAAAGTTTAACACGCTGATAAAAGCTGTTGAAGCTGCCGAACTCGTAGAAATTCTGAAAACTCCAGGTTCCTATACGGTTTTTGCACCCACCGATGAGGCATTTGCCAAGCTTCCACCAGGAACTTTAGATTCATTACTGCAAGACATCCCTAAATTGAAGAAAATTCTGATGTATCATGTCGCTAACGGAGATGTCAGGTCTGACGATTTGATCCAAATTGACCATGCGGAAACACTAGAGGGATCAATTGTCGCAATTGATTCTGCTAATGGCAAAGTGAAAGTGAATGACGCCAATGTCCTCACAACCGACATTCTTACCGACAATGGTGTCATCCACGTTATTGATGCAGTGTTGATGCCTGCAATGGTTGCTGGAAAGTAG
- a CDS encoding glycoside hydrolase family 13 protein, producing the protein MQIHTPDWVKHAVFYQIFPDRFAISKQPRKRLLRNARWEDWEAMPTLQGYKGGDLWGIIEQLDYIQDLGINAIYFTPIFQSASNHRYHTHDYYQVDPMLGGNPAFKELLDAAHQRNIKVVLDGVFNHASRGFFFFHDILENGPHSPWVDWFKIHEWPVSPYNGEFPANYEGWGGNRALPVFNHDKPEVREYIMEIAEYWIKFGIDGWRLDVPFEIQTPGFWQEFRQRVKAINPDAYIVGEVWGDSRQWLDGTQFDGVMNYLFAGPTIAFTAGDRVVMEQVQSRDYQPYPPLFAVEYAEKMQQLLQLYPWEIQLTQLNLLASHDTARLLTIAGDDKASVVLATLLLLTFPGAASIYYGDEVGLPGALDPDSRRGFPLEAGWDRNILKTHRELIAIRHAYPCLRTGEYKVLYAQAGLYIFARILGREELIVAVNVGTAPAKGIVDTTSLSTQPNNLLYGAAEVEWSVEGGSNQLILNVPPRTGCILGVR; encoded by the coding sequence ATGCAGATTCATACACCAGATTGGGTTAAACACGCTGTTTTCTACCAAATCTTTCCAGATCGGTTTGCCATCAGCAAACAACCACGGAAACGGCTTTTACGTAATGCTCGTTGGGAAGATTGGGAAGCTATGCCCACACTTCAAGGTTACAAGGGTGGAGATTTGTGGGGCATTATCGAGCAGTTAGACTACATACAGGATCTGGGAATTAATGCCATTTACTTTACGCCTATCTTTCAATCGGCTAGCAATCACCGCTACCATACCCATGATTATTATCAGGTTGATCCGATGCTGGGGGGTAATCCGGCTTTTAAGGAATTGCTAGACGCAGCTCATCAACGCAACATCAAAGTTGTTCTGGATGGGGTGTTTAACCACGCCAGTCGGGGATTTTTCTTTTTTCACGACATTCTGGAAAATGGTCCCCATTCACCTTGGGTGGATTGGTTTAAAATTCATGAGTGGCCCGTTTCACCTTATAATGGTGAGTTTCCCGCCAATTATGAGGGCTGGGGTGGAAATCGCGCACTGCCGGTATTTAACCACGACAAGCCAGAAGTGCGGGAATATATTATGGAAATTGCCGAATATTGGATTAAATTCGGCATTGACGGTTGGCGGTTGGATGTACCGTTTGAAATTCAAACTCCTGGTTTTTGGCAAGAGTTCCGTCAGCGAGTCAAAGCGATTAATCCTGATGCTTATATTGTCGGTGAAGTTTGGGGAGATTCCCGTCAATGGTTGGATGGGACTCAATTTGACGGGGTGATGAATTATCTGTTTGCAGGACCAACTATTGCTTTTACCGCAGGCGATCGCGTAGTCATGGAACAAGTACAAAGCCGCGACTACCAACCATATCCACCGTTGTTTGCAGTTGAGTATGCTGAAAAAATGCAACAACTCCTGCAACTTTACCCTTGGGAAATTCAGCTGACTCAATTAAATTTGCTAGCCAGTCACGATACAGCAAGGTTACTGACTATTGCTGGGGATGATAAAGCAAGTGTGGTATTAGCAACTTTACTGCTACTTACCTTTCCTGGTGCCGCTAGTATCTACTATGGTGATGAAGTTGGTTTACCAGGCGCTTTAGATCCAGACTCTCGTCGTGGTTTTCCTCTAGAAGCTGGATGGGATAGGAATATTCTCAAAACTCACCGCGAATTAATTGCCATACGCCACGCTTATCCATGCTTGCGTACAGGTGAGTACAAAGTCCTGTATGCTCAAGCAGGACTTTACATTTTTGCCCGAATTTTGGGAAGGGAAGAATTGATTGTTGCAGTTAATGTTGGTACTGCACCGGCAAAAGGGATTGTTGATACCACAAGTTTAAGCACTCAACCAAACAATCTGTTATACGGCGCTGCTGAAGTGGAGTGGAGTGTCGAGGGAGGGTCTAACCAACTCATTTTAAATGTTCCTCCACGTACTGGCTGCATTCTAGGTGTAAGGTAA